TTAAGACTTATAAATCCTGGCCCACATGATGTCTTATTAGATCTTGGTTGCGGTAAAGGCCGAATACTTTTGATGGCTTCTCGATTTTCATTTAAGAGAATTATTGGAGTAGATTACAATTCTGAGCTTTGTTTGATTGCTGAAAAAAATGTTAAATCTTATTCTAAACGATCAACTTGTAAAAATATTTCTGTGATTACAGAAGACATGATGAAATATTTAATCCCCGATGATGCTACAATTATGTATATTTATAATCCCCTTGAACAAAACCAGTTAAAAGGTGTGATGCAAAAAATAATGACTTCCATTCAGAAAAGTCCAAGGCCTTTTAAAATTATATTTGGCGCACCACCAGAATTTTCAGAAGAAATTTTTAAATACTCCAATGCAAAAAAAGAATTTTACGATATTGGCCGAAACTCAAAAACATACACGGTATTTTCAATAAATTCCTAATTAGGAAGGCAAGATAAAAATGAAAGTTTCATTTCGAAGAACTCTTAGAGCAATTTGGCGGCGTGTTTATTTCTTGATTCATCAACCTCTCTTTTGGGCACTTACAGTTTTTGGCCACGGCATTACACTCCTTAGCTCCATTCTTTTTTATTACCTAGAGAAAAATTATAACCCCGAGGTTCAATCATTTCTGGATTGCCTTTCTTGGAGCACCGGGCTCATGACAACAATTGGATATGGGGTGGTTGTCCCTGTGACGACACCTGGGAAGATTTTAAGTATTGGTATGATGCTCATTGGTTCACTTTTTCTTTGGTCTTATATGGCACTTTTTGTAAGAGCTCTTTTGACTCCTGATTTAGGTCACTTGGAGAAAGAAATGGATGAATTGGAAAGTGGACTTACCAAAATCAATAAAGCAATTCATCTCGATAATGAAACTGCGAATAAATTAATCCATTCAATTGAGAAACTTAATTCTAATTTGCATAAATTTAAGGACTATGAAGTCACAAGAAAATAAAGTAGCTGAAGTAGTCTTTATTAATGCTTCAGTTTAGTAGAGCTACTTTCAGATGCATGAAGCATTTTCTCGGTGTATGCAAGCGCTAGAGTTGAAAATAAAAACACGAGATGAATAATAACCTGCCACTTAATATGATCAGGATCCTTCTTAGTGATATCGATAAAGGATTTTAACAAATGAATACCAGAGATACCGACTAAGGCTCCTGCCAACTTTACCTTTAGAGTACCAGCGTTAATTTTTTCAAGCCAATCGGGTCGATCTTCATGTTTATCCAAATGAATGCGACTTACAAATGTTGCGTATCCACCGATGATAACCATAATGAGGAGGTTTAAGACCATCGTTATATCAACTAAAGTCAAAATACCTAACATTAGAACTTCTTCAGTGATTGAATTAACAGTTGCGCAGAGATGCACCAGCTCAGCCAAAAATTTGTAGGTGTAAAGTAGTGCTCCTACAATAAGGCCACCATAAATGGGCGCTTGTATCCAACGGCTTGCAAAAATCACTTGTTCAAAAATATTCTCAATGCGTTTCATAGTACCTCGACCTAAAATACTTTGAATGAAACTGATTTGTCTACTTGATTCACGCGGGTTAAGTACTAGGTATGTGCATTTAGGCAGATTGGTATATTGAAAAATAAATATAAGATTTGGGTAATGCTCTCTTTGTAAGCCAAAGATGATGTTCCTCAATGAAATCTCTCGAATCTCGGCCTCGAGCAACAACGGTGATGGGTTTTTCTTGAGCAATCTTTTTAAGATCAACGAGAGTCTTCTTAATGGCCTCTGATGTCCCGTAATCATATATAAAATAATAGTCTGCAGTGGCGGGTTGAAATTCCATGGAACTCAAATCTGCATGTTTAAATTTTACAAGGGGATGGCCAAGGCGATTTAGGCATCGCTTACTTTCTTTGACTCGTTCGCCAACATATTCGTATCCGATAAATTTAACTTTCGGATAGTGCCTCCCGACGACAAAACCCATGCGCCCGTAACCCGCGCCTAAATCAACAATTGTAGTACTTTGTTCGGGCTTAAGTAATGAAAGGATAGTTCTAATTTCGGTATACGGAGTAAGAAACCGCTTCGCTGCCAATCCAATCCATAATTCTTGTGTTTTTTCGTGAAAACCCGAAGCCTTTAACCGGCACCCGTCGCTGCGAAGTTTCTTTTCAACTTCTTCTATCTGCATGCCGAGATAGGCATCTACTTGGTCGGAATGAGCACGTACCCTTGCTTCAGTAATACTCTTGTCATCGCATCGCACGAGCGGAAAAGGATTTTTTGAACTAAATTTCAGCATTTAAAATCGTACTGCTCCCCGCGATAAGTTGCAAGACTTGAAGACTCCTGTATAGAGGTCCAAATATTTTGAGTCATTATAAATCTGGCATACTTTCTGCTCTACTAGGAGTGACTTTAAAATAAAAACGATCAAGGAGTTTTAAATGAGAAGTTTGTTACTTTTTTTCGTGGCTTTGTCGATTAATTCTACAGCCCAGGCTGTGGAGATTCAGGTTCCCAGTAATAACACCAGCATTATGAGTTTTTTAATGGCAAATCCTGCTGCTCAAAATATCCCACTGTCTATCCAATTAACCTACGGTGTAGTTGTAAAAGTAATCTCGATATCATATTCGCAGTGTGCACAGGGCTCTGAGACGTCCATGAGTATTCAAGCTGTTGATTCTCAGGAAAAGAAAATTATTAACGTGAAAAATATTTCAATTCCTTGCCCAAAGTAAGTCCGAACTAAAACACCAGTAATCAAGGAAAAAGGTAACTGTGGAAAATGACGATACACCTAAAATGCAATCAACAGCCATCTTACTTGATCGAAATAAAAAAGTAATTGTTGATCTTTGGGCGTCAATAGCAAAAGAACAATTTCCCGCAGCTCAAAGTCAAAGTAAACCAGCCCTCCTGAATGCTCTTCCTCAATTGATAGATCAAATAATTAATGCCCTTTCTCTAGTTGGTTTTTCCACAGACGAACGAAAAGATATCTCCAAAGAACATGGTCAACAGCGAGCGGCACTAGGCGATTACACTCTCAAGCAAGTATTAGCCGAAATGAGAATTTTACGAGAAACAATGTTTGAGATTTTAGAAAAAGTCGGAGGCCCACTAAATCAGCGTGATCGGGATATAATTCTAGATTCCATTGAAAGAGGGATTGTCATAACTGGTGCTGAGTTTATGAAAATTCAGATTAATGAAAAAGATCAGGAACTTGCTGAGAAAACCGAAGTCGTCAAACAAGTTGAATCTGATCTTTATGAATCACTCACCACAATCGAGAAACTTGAATCTGAACAACGGTTAAGAGATTTATTTGTGGCAACACTTACACACGATTTAAAAAATCCGCTGACAGCCGCAAAAATGAGTTCTCAGATTTTACTCCGCAATTTAGGAAATACAGATGACGTAAATAAATTGGCATCGAGAATTTTGAGTAATATTGTGCGAGTAGATACCATGATAGATTCTTTACTAGATACAAATCAAATAAGGGCGGGCAAAAGCCTAACCATTGAGACGAAAGAATATGATCTTAGAAAACAGGTAACAGAACTTTTAGAATAATTTTCTCAAACTCAAACTGAAAAAAGATTTATTTTTAATCCTCCAGATCTTCCAATCAACTGCAAATTGGCTTACGGCAAAATTGGCAGGGCTTTGGAGAACTTACTAACCAACGCTGTTAAGCATGGAGAAGTGGGTCGCCCTATAACTGTGGCGGTCCAAGAATTAATGAATGAAATAAAAATTTCTGTTCATAATGAGGGAAAGCCTATACCAGTAGAAGAACAGAGTGCAGTTTTTGAGCCGTTTTTTAGATCAAAAACCGTCCGATTCGGAAAGCAAAAAGGTTGGGGATTAGGACTAACATTAGTTCAGGGAATTGTTGAAGCGCATGGTGGGAAAATTGAGTTAGTGAGTAATGCTGACTATGGAACGACCTTTTCAATTATATTTCCCAAGACGCCATAGGTTGAGAGCAGAATTAATTCTTTAGCACGATCATTTTCTATTTCATCCAACGCAGAAGAAAAATAGGCAGAAATTCTAAAGTTAAGATGAGGTGCCTCGCCGAAAGCTGTATAATTTAAATTACTTTCTAAAAATTTTCTTTACTTATTAAATATAATAACTTATTATATTTAATAAGTATGGAGCATCTTGATGTGGCAGGTTAAAATTCAGGATAAAGCTGCTCAAATATTTGAAAGCAGCGATTTAACAGAAGATGACAGGCTCGTAATTCAAACTTGGGCCCAAATAGTGGCCGAACACGGCCCTGATGAGCTTAAAAAGAAACCTTCTGTTTGGGCTGACCACCCTCTTTATGGAGAATGGGCAGAGCATCGGGCCTCTAGTTTTAGTTATAGCGGTCGAATCATCTACACGGTGAAAGACAGTATTATAACAGTGATTGTGGTGAGAATTACTACTGACCATGATTATAAAAAGAAAAAGGAGTAAAATATGGCAACACGTCACTTTTTTAACCTTAAGTTACCCAAGGCAACACCTGGAAAAGTGATCAAAGCTTTTCGTACAAATTTTAATATCACTCAACAAGAGTTAGCTAAAGTCACCGGCATTGCTGAAACCAACTTAAGTGCCATTGAAAATGATAAAGTTGAAATCGGAGTTAAAAGAGCAGTCCTCATTGCAACTGCTTTAGGCATTAGCCCCTCAGGTCTTTTATTTCCAAACGGTTATGTGTCTTCATATGGAAAAGATATAAAAACTGTTCAAGCAGCTGCTGCCAAGATGATGGCGAAGAAAAAAGTAGGCTGATCAAAACAGCTATAGACTTATGTTGAGTGAATAACCATCCCCTTTCTCGACTCATGACGATCAGAATGAGATTTCGAAAAACGTCTCATCCTGGACTCAAGTAATAATCTCAAGACCCGATAAACTTAGGTAGGATAATAACGTAAGGTGGCTTTTATGAAGGTAGCAAACAGTATGCGTTCTTTGCTTGCTCTAATGCTTTTGGTATCTGTGAGTGTAGCTTGTACAGGCAAAGGTAAGGCTCTAGGTGCTTCGTCGAAACCAACTCCGCTCGCAACTGCGACGCCGAGCCCTTCGGCCACAGCTACTCCGGTTCCTACAATTGAGCCAGAGCCAACCGGTTGTCTTAAAGAAATTCCATCTGAACCAGTTCCGATAGTAAACAACGCAAGCTGCACTCAAGGTTATGTTCGGGCCGAGTACAATGATGGGCGTAAAACCTACAAGCTCTGTGTTGCGAAATCGGCATGCGAAGTGGCTAAGCACGAGAACTTTCGCTGTCTCCCAGGCGACTATCCTGAAATTACCAAAGACTGTCACCCCTTGCCTGAGATGGTCGACTATGAAAATCGTTATCGTCACTGGGTAATCGATGAAGCTTCAGGTTTGGTCGACGACGGCGCTCGTGGCATGTACGATGCTCTCGGCCGCCGGGTCCTCAATGGGCGAGTGACAAATGACTGGGGTTGGACAGGAACTTGTGCTCCTAAAATTTGTCCTCCCAAACAAACGAACAAGCAGTGTGTGAATCCTGCTCCGCCACCTCTCCATCATATGCGCGTGGAAGCAAGTGGTCAGGGATCTGATGGCAAGTATCGTTTCGATTCTACGCCAATTGTTTGCGATGGACCTGTTGGAAGTCCGACGGCCAACTATTGCTCGACGGTTTGGAATGGAGAAAAAACTGGCTGCTGCCCCGTTCGTCGTAACAGTGATCCCCTTCGCAAAACATGCGATCTTGAGTTGACGGGTTCCAATACGCTTAATGGTGATGTTGGTCCTGTATGGAGCACCACATACGGTGGCGAAATCTTCCCGACTAGTAGCCCTTTCATGATTTATGTGGATTGGTTTAATCCCAACTACCCAGTTGATGTGTACTCTTGCGGAAACCGCATCGGCACAAAACCTGGCGTCTGTAACGGCATCCGACTGGGTCAGTAATCTTAAACGTTGATACCATTTTTGGTGTAAATTGATAATGCGGC
This genomic stretch from Oligoflexia bacterium harbors:
- a CDS encoding class I SAM-dependent methyltransferase, coding for MLKFSSKNPFPLVRCDDKSITEARVRAHSDQVDAYLGMQIEEVEKKLRSDGCRLKASGFHEKTQELWIGLAAKRFLTPYTEIRTILSLLKPEQSTTIVDLGAGYGRMGFVVGRHYPKVKFIGYEYVGERVKESKRCLNRLGHPLVKFKHADLSSMEFQPATADYYFIYDYGTSEAIKKTLVDLKKIAQEKPITVVARGRDSRDFIEEHHLWLTKRALPKSYIYFSIYQSA
- a CDS encoding potassium channel family protein — protein: MKVSFRRTLRAIWRRVYFLIHQPLFWALTVFGHGITLLSSILFYYLEKNYNPEVQSFLDCLSWSTGLMTTIGYGVVVPVTTPGKILSIGMMLIGSLFLWSYMALFVRALLTPDLGHLEKEMDELESGLTKINKAIHLDNETANKLIHSIEKLNSNLHKFKDYEVTRK
- a CDS encoding helix-turn-helix transcriptional regulator; the encoded protein is MATRHFFNLKLPKATPGKVIKAFRTNFNITQQELAKVTGIAETNLSAIENDKVEIGVKRAVLIATALGISPSGLLFPNGYVSSYGKDIKTVQAAAAKMMAKKKVG
- a CDS encoding sensor histidine kinase → MAYGKIGRALENLLTNAVKHGEVGRPITVAVQELMNEIKISVHNEGKPIPVEEQSAVFEPFFRSKTVRFGKQKGWGLGLTLVQGIVEAHGGKIELVSNADYGTTFSIIFPKTP
- a CDS encoding TIGR00645 family protein gives rise to the protein MKRIENIFEQVIFASRWIQAPIYGGLIVGALLYTYKFLAELVHLCATVNSITEEVLMLGILTLVDITMVLNLLIMVIIGGYATFVSRIHLDKHEDRPDWLEKINAGTLKVKLAGALVGISGIHLLKSFIDITKKDPDHIKWQVIIHLVFLFSTLALAYTEKMLHASESSSTKLKH
- a CDS encoding class I SAM-dependent methyltransferase, whose product is MLKIRRKIAKLKFYILDNLLDFYFQIDTSSNKELIESAGERNGYDPTDWQTFPKLLRLINPGPHDVLLDLGCGKGRILLMASRFSFKRIIGVDYNSELCLIAEKNVKSYSKRSTCKNISVITEDMMKYLIPDDATIMYIYNPLEQNQLKGVMQKIMTSIQKSPRPFKIIFGAPPEFSEEIFKYSNAKKEFYDIGRNSKTYTVFSINS
- a CDS encoding histidine kinase dimerization/phospho-acceptor domain-containing protein, giving the protein MENDDTPKMQSTAILLDRNKKVIVDLWASIAKEQFPAAQSQSKPALLNALPQLIDQIINALSLVGFSTDERKDISKEHGQQRAALGDYTLKQVLAEMRILRETMFEILEKVGGPLNQRDRDIILDSIERGIVITGAEFMKIQINEKDQELAEKTEVVKQVESDLYESLTTIEKLESEQRLRDLFVATLTHDLKNPLTAAKMSSQILLRNLGNTDDVNKLASRILSNIVRVDTMIDSLLDTNQIRAGKSLTIETKEYDLRKQVTELLE